From the Paenibacillus sp. MMS20-IR301 genome, the window TAACTCCGGCTTAAGCAGAGTGGGCTTGGAGATCGTTTTGTAGTCAGAGCTAAATCTTCAATGAATGAAAGAAGGATAAGAACTATCTATTTAGGAGGATACAAGAAACATGGATGCAGACAAGGATTTATCACTGGCACCGCCGGAGATCGTTACCTCTCCCGGAGAGAAATACCGTAAGGAGAACCGCCAGTGGCAGGGAATTCCTGCTATTGAGCGTACTCCGGGAGGGAGGCTGTGGGCCGCGCTGTACAGCGGCGGCGATACGGAAGGGCCGGATAACTATGTCGTCCTGATCACCAGCGGGGATGACGGGGTGACCTGGTCCCATCCGGTGCTGGCTGTGGACCCGCCCGGCCCGGTACGCGCCTTCGATCCCTGCCTGTGGATGGACCCGGCAGGCAGGCTTTGGCTGTTCTGGGCACAGAGCTACGAGTTCTACGACGGACGTGCCGGTGTCTGGGCGATGGTCAGCGGGAATGCGGATGAAGCGGCTCCGGAATGGAGCGAGCCGCGGCGGATAGCAGACGGAGTGATGATGAATAAGCCTACCGTACTCTCTACTGGCGAATGGCTGCTGCCCTATGCAGTATGGGGCTTCCGGGATAAAGAGACCGGAGAGCAGATTTCATCAGAGCATAATCATCTTCCGGCTGAGATGTATGCGAATGTCCTCTCCTCTAAGGACCAGGGGGAAACCTTCCACAGGATCGGTTATGTGGATATGCCGCAGCGGAGTTATGACGAGCATATGCTGACTGAGCTGAAGAACGGCGGCCTTTGGATGCTGGTGCGCACTTACGGCGGCATTGGGGAGAGCTTTTCCGCAGATCAAGGTGTTACCTGGTCTGAGCCGCAGGCGGATGTGCTGGAAGGCCCCTGCTCGCGCTTCTTCATCCGCCGCCTGCACTCGGGCAATCTGCTGCTGGTCAACCATCATAACTCCGAGGGCCGGAATAATCTCAGCGCCATGCTGTCACGGGATGACGGCAAGACCTGGGAAGGCTTCCTGCTGCTCGATGAGCGGGAGAATGTCTCTTATCCGGACGGTGTGCAGGCGGCAGATGGCCTGATCTACATCATTTATGACCGGGAGCGGTACAAAGACAAGGAAATTCTGCTTGCGGTATTTGAGGAGGCCGACGTATTAGCGGGTCAAGCGGTTTCAGGCCGCGCCCGGCTGAAGGTGCTTATCGAAGAGGGGACAGCTGACTCTTAATTTGGAAGAATGGAGTTCAAATTTGAGTTAGGGAACACCCGATCAGGATCGCAATTCGAAATCCTGCATGAAATACAACATTCCTCCCACGATTTCGCTGCTAATCGAGAATTGTTGTAAGAAATGCAGCATTCTGCCGCTATCAAACAGGTTAAGGGAGCTATTGTTGTATTTCATGCAACAATCCAGCGATTTTGCGAGAATGGCAGCATTTAAGTTGTATTTTCTGCAGCATTTAGGCTATGTAAATAGATTTGAGGAGGTTAATCAATGAAGAGATATATGCAGGCATTATCATTCATTCTGGTTATCACTTTGCTTATCAGCAGTCTGAATTTGACCTACGGTACGGCGAAGGCGCTGGCTGAAGAGACGGAGAGTCCCGATCTGGAGCAGATTGCTGCTGCCTGGCCGGTCGCTTTTGAAGATACCTTCAGTTCGCCGGCAGCGAATTGGGATGCCCCGGCCGGCAACTATATGAACTACGAGATTACCGGCGGAAGGTTCGCCGCCAAGGATAACTATTCCAGCTCCAAAGCCAGAATAAAAGGGAAATCCTGGTCGCAGTTCATGCTGAGCTTCAATCTGGTGATTCCCGATCTTTCGGCGGCGGGCGCTTTTGCCAGGGTGGATCTGGGCGATGCCGGCAGCGCGAACTATGACTCCCTGCTGATCAAGCAGAACAAAGTCTCGTTCTTCAAATCAGGCGTAACGGGAGAAACTACGCTGTCTACAGCCTATCCCGTGACTTCCGGGACGGGCTATGATGTGCGGATGCTGGTTGAGGGAAATACAGTGGTCGTGCAGATGAAATCCGTGACGGAGACGGTGTACCAGACGCTGGGCGAATACACGAATCTGTATACAGCGGCTGCCCGGACGGTAACCTTCGGGCATAATCTGGCTAAGCCGAGCCTGGATGATGTCCGTGTCTATTCACAGGAAGGCCAGGAGCCGCCAGTTCCTGACATCGACCAGATAACTTCAAATTGGCCGGTAGTGTTCGAGGATCTGTTTCAGACGCCTACGGCCAAGTGGGATACGCCAGCCGGCAATTATATGAATTATCAGTATCTGGGCGGCAGATTTGTGGCTAAGGATGTGAACTCTACCTCCAAGGCGAGAATCAAGGGCAAGTCCTGGAAGAAGTTCCTGCTTACATTCAACCTGACCGTACCTGATCTGTCGGCGGCGGGAGCTTTTGCCAGAGTGGATCTCGGAGATGTGAACAGCGGGAACTATGATTCCCTGCTCATTAAGCAGAATAAGATCTCTTTCTACAAATCAGGAGTTACCGGGGAGACAAAGGTAGCCGATTATATCATAACTCCGGGTGCGGCCTATGATTTCCGGGTGCTGGTGGACGGCAATTCGGTCATTGTGCAGGTGAAGGCGGCGGGAGAATCCCAGTATCAGACACTGGGCCGGTACACGGGGCTGTATGATGCGGTTAAGCGGACGGTTACCTTCGGGCATCATTTGCTGAAGCCGAGCCTGGATGATGTGCGGGTGTATGCTCTTGCGGCTGATAATCCGTATACCGGACCAGTCCTGACAAGCATGCAATTCTACAAGACAGCGATGAACCTCAAAGCCGGGGAGACGGAGAATCTGCGGATCATCTATGAGCCCGCGGCGGTAGAGCTTGATGATGACAGTGTGATCTGGACCAGCAGCAATGAGCAGGTGGTGAAGCTGACCGGCACTGCGTCCAAAGCAAGAGCGGTAACGGCGCTCAGCCCCGGAACGGCAGTGATTCAGGCAGTTACGGCGGACAACCAGATTACGGTGACCAGCACGGTCACGGTTACTCCGGCGACGGCTGCGGGGAGCGGGAGTGCTGCTTTTGCCGTCTACGGGGAGAAGCAGTTAATCCCTTCTGATCTGTACGGGATCAATTACCAGAAGCTGAATGATCTGGGGCGGACCGACAACTGGTACAGTAAGCGTGACATCAGGCTGATGCAGGATATCGGAGTCGATCTGCTGCGCGTCCCGGACGGAACTTCGGCTAACTATTATCTGTATAACGACGGCTCTCTGATTAATGCCAATGATCCGCGGTTCAGCGGGATTACCACTGGCTTCGAATATACTTCGGTGAACGGGATTAACAACGGGCTGAACGGGATTTTTCTGGAGGATATTTACCGGGCACCGAATGAGCTGGAGCTGCCGAGCACGTTTGTGCTGAATGTGGCTTTTCAGAGCGTGGAAGAGATTACTGCCGAGGTAGAGGAGATAGTCAGCCTGTCCGATCAGCCAGTGCGCATCGAGATGGGCAATGAATTCTATCTGAACAAATACGGCGGCCAGTTCCCGTCCGTTACCGATTACGTCTATAAGGCGCGCGATGTGTATCATGCGATCAAAGAGATTGACCCGGCTATACAGGTGGGAATCGTAATTCTGGATAAATGGCAGGAGACGATTATTGTAAAAGACCCCGATTCGCATAAGCCGAACGATCCGCTCGATCTGGAGGACACAGCCGGCAACCGTTATGTGCGCTGGGAGGAGTGGAACCGGACGATTGCCGCCAATCCGGATATCTATGATGCTGTAATTCCGCATGAGTATACGGGGATACACAGCATTGATGATATGACCCAGTCCGATTTCATGGACTTCCTGTATATAAACAACGAAAACCGCTACCAGCTGATTAAAGAGCAGGCGTTAGAATTCCCGGGCAAGGAGATCTGGATCACGGAGTATGGCGGCATCAGCGGGCTGATCTTCGGCGGGGAGACGAATCTTGCGGAGAAGGGCCGGATTCACCTGGGCAAAACCCCGGCCTACTCCCTCCACTACATGGAACGGTTCATGAACTTCATGAAGACCGGCAAGGTGCAGGTTACTGCATATCACTGCCTGATCGACAACCAGTTCTTCGGCATCGTGCAGGACAGCTTTGACAGCAGCAATAAGACCGGCATGGTCGTGCTGCCGCCGTATTATACCTTCCGGGAGATCGGCAGTCTGCTGAAGGATAATGACTATTATTATGATCTGGCCATGACGAGCGGTGATTACCGGATGCTTAACAATGCTGTACCTGCCAATTATGTCTACGGCAAGGATCTGAAGCTTAATGATGTCGGCGCCTGGGGACTCGGGAATGAAGACGAAATGACGACCGTCGTATTCAGCAACCGGACGGATAAGGAGATTGAAGTGTCGCTGCCGGGCCAGGAGCTAATGCCAGTCTGGACTTACGGCGGTGATCCGGTGCCGGATTATCTGGTCAACGATTATACCATCTGGAGACAGGAGCCGAAGAACAATCCGCTGCCGGTAACCCCGGGCGGAGAATTTGCGGCAACGGCTACTTTGCAGCCGTATTCGATGACCGTTGTGAAGCTGCATGCAGCCAGCTATTCCGATGTAGGTGCAGCTCACTGGGCCCGGACCTATATAGAAGCTTTAGGTACCAAGGGTGTTGTATCGGGTGGAACAGGGACGGAGTATCTGCCTGAAGCCCTTATAACCAAAGCGGATATGGCAGTGATGCTGGTCAAAGCACTGCAGATGCCGAATGACTATTCGGATACACCGGCGGTGTTCAGTGATGTTGCGGGTAGCTCGGTTGTGTATCCGGCCCTTGCAGCGGCAGTGTGGAAAGGGATTGCAGCAGCGGACAGTTCCGGTAACATCAACCCGAATCAGCACCTGACGGTGCAAGAGATCATTGCCATGACGCAGAATGCGGCTGTGGTGCTGGGCAAAGATCCTCAGCTGGTCGTGAACCCGGGCTTCGGCGGCACGCCTTCTCCTTCGGGCTATGCTACCCGGGCGGAAGCAGCGCGGATTGTGTATGCGCTGCTTGAGCTGCAATGATCGACCGGAAAGTAATGTTAAATCAGTCTATATTCAGATTGGAGCATAGGTTATGGATGTGGTGAGCCTAGGAGAAACAATGGTTTTGTTCACGCCGGAGAAGCGGGGGCAGATGCGCTACAGCCGGAGCTTCTCCTCGCAAATCGCCGGTGCCGAGACCAATACCCTGATTGGGCTGGCGAAGCTCGGCCATCAGGCGGGCTGGATCAGCCGGCTCGGCAATGATGAATTCGGCGCCCTCGTCCGCGCAGCCGTGCGGGGGGAAGGTGTAGATACAGGTCAGGTCATTATTGACGGAGAAGCCCCGACAGGCCTGCTGTTCAAGGAACGGCTGAATGAACGGGAGGTGCGGATGTACTATTACCGCTCGCATTCCGCCGCCAGCCGCCTGCAGCCGGGGGATATTGATGAAGCTTATATCGCTGCTGCGAAATATTTGTACCTGACCGGGATTACGCCGGCGCTGAGTCCCTCCTGCCGGGAGAGCGTCTTCCATGCCGTTGAGGTGGCCCGCAGGCATAAAGTGACAGTGGTGTTTGATCCGAACCTCCGCCGTAAGCTGTGGGGAGAGGAGGAGGCACGGTCTGTGCTGAAGGAGCTGGTCAGGAAGTCGGATATCGTGCTGGCCGGCATTTCGGAGGGTGAATTCCTGTATGGGACCAAGGATTGCACCGAACTGGCCGGGCATTTGCACAGGGAGGGCTGCGGCACCGCAATTATTAAGCGCGGCGAGCTTGGCGCCTATTATTCCAATACGCTCGAGGCACGTTATGTCAGCAGCTTCAAGGTAGCCAGAGTAGTTGATCCGGTGGGAGCGGGTGACGGTTTCGCCGCCGGGGTGCTGTCCGGGCAGCTGGATGGCCTGCCGCTGGAGCAATCGGTCGCACGGGGCTGTGCGGTGGGAGCGGCAGTAACGATGGTCAGCGGAGATATCGAGGGATTGCCCGATCGCCGGGCACTGGCGTCACTGTTGTCAGCGGCAGCGGAGGATGTACAGCGTTAAATCTGTAACAGGGAGTGGAGACATGGGTAAAGCGACAGAAATTCTTAATGAGCAGGATTATTACCGGATCGTATATGGCGGCTGGCTAGGCAAAAACATCGGCGGAACCCTCGGTGCTCCCGTAGAAGGAGTTAAAGAGCTGCTGCAGCTGGATTTCTATCCGGAGCTGCCGGACGGGCCGCTGGAGAATGATGATCTGGATCTCCAGCTGGTCTGGCTGCATGCGCTGGAGCAATACGGGCCGGGAATAACGGCACAGCAGCTGGGACAGGAATGGGTGGATCATATTTTTTTCCCGTTCGATGAATACGGATATGCCTTAACTAATCTGCGGCGGGGGCTGAAGCCTCCGCTGGCCGGTTTGTTCAATAATCCCTTCAACAATTGTATGGGCTCGCCCATCCGCTCGGAGATCTGGGCGATGGTCGCTCCGGGAATGCCGGAGGTAGCTGCAAGGTATGCCTATGAGGATGCGATCACGGACCATGCGGGCGGCGAAGGTGTGTACGGGGAAATGTTCTTTGCGGCGCTGGAGAGTGCGGTCTTCTATGAGCAGGACCGTGATACCTTAATTGAAATCGGCCTCGGATTCATCCCGGCAGATTGCCGCACGGCACTTGCCGTCAGGGATTTGCTGCGTTGGCATAGCGAGGGGCAAGACTGGCTGAGCGCGCGGGAGCTGATTCTTCAGCATCACGGGCACAGCAACTTTACGGACGCTCCGCAAAATATCGCCTTCACCCTGCTCGGCTGGCTGTATGGCGAAGACTTCGAAGACGCCATTCTGAAGGCGGTCAATTGCGGCTACGATACGGACTGTACAGCTGCTACGCTGGCCGCGATCCTCGGAATGATCCTCGGGCCGGAGGGACTGCCGGCCAAATGGGTTGATCCGGTCGGCAACCGGGTGGTGGTCAGCCCGCCGATTAACGGATTTCCGCATCCGGCCACGCTGGAGGAGCTGACAGAGCGGACCATAGCGATGGGCAAGCGTGTGCTGGCCCACGCCGGTTCCCGGATTGTGGTGCTGCCGGATCTGCCGACCCGGCTGACCGCGCCGGATGTGGCTGACGGGTCTTTCAAGGAGTTATGGACACGCGATCCGGGCGTGGATATCCGCTATCTGCCCGAAGGGTCGCAGGAGCATGCGCTGCTGAAGCTGGAAATCCGATATGAGGGCAATGATCCGGGCATAGGTGCCGGAGGCTCCAAGGCGCTGGCGTTCAGGCTGACGAACCTGACTAACATGCTGCTGTCCTTCCGTACTGGACTTGTGCTGCCGGAGGGCTGGCAAGAGGCGGAGCAGGGATGGATGACTGGGCGAAGTCAAGAGGTAGGGCAGGGCTGGGTGACTGAGCGGACTCAGGAGTCGGGGGAAGGAGAGAGGACTGGGCGAAGTGAGAAGGCCGGTCAAGGCTGGGGAACCGAGCGAAGCCAGGAGGCGGCTCAAGATAGGGTAGTGGAGCAGGAAGCTGGAGGAAACCGGACTGAGCAAGCTCAGGGTGCCGGGAGAAGTCTGGCAGTGGGTCAAGTCCCGGTAATGGAGCAGGGAACTGAGGGAAAGCAGGCGGGTCAAGCACAGGTAACTCTAAGTCTGGCAGCCGGGGAGAGCTACAGCTGGGATACGCTGATTACAGCGGCGGAGGAGCTGGAGGAATCCGCCTATCCCCTGCAGCTGCAGCTGACCCGGCTGCATAACGGTGCGGAGTGGGCGGTTCTCCGGGTGCCCTTCACGCTGGTCCGCGCTAATGGCTGGCTGGTTTCTGGTCCGGGCGGCAAGGCTGAGAAGCCGGTCTGGATATCCGGGAACCGTGTGCCGCTTGACGAAGCTGCCGGGCTGCATACCGCTGGGTGGTACACCGGGCGGACGGCACTGCATAATCCGCTGGAACGCGAGGTTTGTCTGGCTGTATCAGCTCCGGGAGCGGTCCGGCTGAAGCTGAACGGCAAAATGATATTGGATTCACCCGGAGCCGAGGATGCACTTCCGGCGTATCACCGGGGAGCAGACGGGCAGCGTATCGAGCTGCATTTGTCCGCCGGGGTGCACCAACTGGAGGTAGAAGCCCTTCGCGGGCAGGACCCGCTCGAGCTGCACGTACTGACGGTAGCTCCCGCTGTCACCGAGCAGCCCGGCTTCTGCTACAGTCTGACTGATCTGCGGCTTGATCTGCCTGAGGGAGGCCGGCTTAAGTAACAGGATTATAGCGGGCTGAATGAAGAAAGCGAAGTAAGTGGAAGGAAGTAAATGGAATGAAGTAAAAGGTAGAGTTAGAAGGAGAGAAGGAGTGAGGATAGAGAAAGTATAAGGTAGGTAGAATGAGTTGGGTTCTATAAAGTTAATGGAGTGAAGTAAGGGGAATGAAGTAAAAGGGAGAGTTAGAGCGAGAGAAAGAGTGAGGTTAGAGTAAATATAGAATAGGTAGAATAAGTTGGGTTCTATAAAGTTAATGGAGTGAAGTAAGTGGAATGAAGCAAACGGGAGAGTTAGAAGGAGAGAAGGAGTGAGGATAGAGTAAGAGTAATGAAGTAAGTAACTTAGATTAAGGTAAGTATAAAAAAACTGTCCTCTTGCAGAGAAACTTTGCTGGGGACAGTTTTTGTGCTTGTTACTAAAAACTCTACTGGGAGAGGATAAAGTGAAAAATCCCACTAATCCAGCCAAAAGTGGGCTACGTGGAGGAATTAGAGTGAAAAATCCCTCTAAACTAGTCAAAAGTGGACTAAGTGGGAGAAGTAGAGTGAAAAATCCCACTAAACTAGTCAAAAGTGGACTAAGTGGGAGAAGTAGAGTGAAAAATCCCACTAATCCGCCGAAAATTAAGGGCACAAGTGCCCTTAATTCCGCCAGAACCAGGCGGGCAGAGCAAAATAGGGGCACAAGTGCCCTTAAATCCGCCGAAATCAGGCGGACTGGGCAAATTAAGAGCACAAGTGCCCTTAAATCCGCCGAAACTAGGCGGACTGGGCAAAATAAGGGCACAAGTGCCCTTAAATCCGCCGAAACCAGGCGGACTGGGCAAAATAAGGGCACAAGTACCCCTAAATCCGCCGAAACTAGGCGGACTGGGCAAATTAGGGGCACAAGTGCCCTTAAATCCGCCAGAACCAGGCGGAGTAACTATATGAAGGCCACAAGCAAGTGCCCCTAATTCAGCCCGGCAATCCCCTCTGCCAGCTCTCCTTCTGCTTACATTAATTTGTAAAAGGGAAGATTGATTTTTTTGGCAGAAGGATTGATCTAAGCGTTTTCATCTGCTAGAATATCATTATCGTTTATCGATAATGTGGAGGTTGGAGCATGAGTGAAATGAACGGTCCGCTGATTAGTTTATCGATTAGTCAGCAGATATATGAGCAGATTAAGAATGATATTTTGTCCGGAGTATACACTCCCGGTGACCGCCTGCTGGTGCTGGAGCTGGCAGACCGCTTCAAGGTGAGCCAGGCCCCGGTGAGGGAAGCGCTGGAACGGCTGAAGTTTGATGAGCTGATTATTGGTGCGCCTAACAAAGGCTCGGTAGTGTCCAATATCTCCGCGAAGGAGATCCGCGATATCTTCGAGCTGCGTGAGGTCGTGGAGATTTATGCGGTCCGCAAGGCTCTGCCCCAGCTGAATGAGGCCGATTTCCGGCACATGGAGCAGACCGTCCGCCAGATGGAGGAAGCGGTAGCTAAGCAGGATATGCTGCAGATACTGCAGTGTGATCTGGAGTTCCACGGGTATCTGTATGAGCGCTGCGATAATCAGATGGCGCTTGATATCTGGAACCGGATGAAGATGAAGATGATGCATTTCATGTCCATTTCAGTGCGTGTGCATACTACCGACCAGCTGGTGGAGGAGCATCTGGCGCTGCTGGAAATTATCAAGTCGGGCGATCTGAAGACGGCCGAGAAGCGGTTCAAGCAGCACATGAAGGGCTACAAGCTTTTCTCGGTGTGACAACCGCGCTCCAGCGGGGGGATTTACAGCTGCAGCAGCGGGCCCGGCCCGCCTGGAGCAATAACATCATGGAATTGGAGGAGTACATGTATGCATATCGAGCTGCTGAATGAATTCAGCGTGGCAATTCATAGAATGATTGGTCAAAGGTTCCTCGGAGATCTGCTGAGGAAATCTGCGCGCAAGGAATTCCACATGACGGGCAAGGAGATGTTGTCCATCCCGCCCGGCTGCCGGGTGCATGCAGCGATAGCCGTCATTGACGCCGGATACTCTTCCCTCCGCTCCGCTGAGACTGAAACGGCCAGGGAGCTTTTATATGAATATCTGGAGAAGGAGTATGAGGGCAGATATGTTTTTCTGAGAACAGAGGAAGGCCTGATTGTCTGTCTCTTCCCCTGGGGGGAGCGGCAGATCTGGCATGGTATTTATGAAAGCGCAACCGTCAAATTCGGTGTTCCGGTCAGCATCGGTACCGGCCAGCCGTGTGCAAGCCTTCTGGATATCCGGGAATCGTATAATCAGGCGCTGCTGACGTTAAGTGAAAAGTTTCGCAAAGGCCGGGGGATCTATGAGTACCAAACGGATACACAGTACAACAAATGTGTGGATTATCCGTATGCTTATGAGAAGCTGGTGGCGGAAGAGGTTACAGGCAATGGGGATAGCGGCGCCCTGCAGGGGATCATTCATTCCTTTTACAACTCGCTCTATGATAAAGGGCCGGTGGAGGTGGAGGCGGTGTATTCGGTAACGATCCGGCTGCTCGTCTCGGTGGAACAGGCGGTGCGCGGGGATAATGATCTGCCGGCACTATTCAATCTGTCGCTCGTGGAGATTACCAATATCGGTATGTTGTCTGAGCTGGAAGAGAGAGTGTGCGGCATCTTGCTGGAGATTCATCAGGCTTACCAGGAGCGGATTCAGCTGGAGGATCACAACAACATCGTGGAGCAATCCATTACATATATGAAAAAGAATGTCGCAAACGTCACTCTGCAGAGCATCGCCGCCGAGGTGTTCGTGACACCGAATTATTTGAGTATGCTGTTCAAAATCCGCACCGGCAAAACCTTCATCGAGACCTTAACCGACCTGCGGATCGAAGAGGCTAAACGGCAGATTACCGAAACCAGCCTGAAAAATATGGAAATCTCCAAATATATCGGCTATCAGGACCCGCGCTATTTCAGCAAGCTGTTCAAGCAAAAGGTGGGTCTGACGCCAAGTGAATACCGTGAGCACAAAGGCGGCCTGCAGCACCGGCGCCTGGGATAGAGGCTTGCTTGCCCCTACCCCGAAGCCCCCGGGCGGCTGTAGTTATTCCCGGACCTGCGGCAGGCCGGAACCGGCTGGACGATTACGTGCTTCTTCGATTTCCTGCTCCCAGCTCAAGTGCTGGAACTCCTTCGCATCCTCACTGCTCCGGAACCAGTCCTCGAAATCACTCCACAGCTCTGTAGTCCACGGTGAATCGATCTGCGCGGTAGTATAAGTGCCGGACCGCAGCCGGACGAAGCCGAAGACATCCCGGATCTGCGATTTCTCCGCTTCAACGACCGTCTGCTCAGCCAGATGCGGCGGAATGAAGATCACGCCATACGGTGTCCCGAAGACAATATCTCCCGGCAGGCAGATCGCATTACCGATGCGGCAGGGCACATTCATGCCGGTCATCACTACATCAGCAATAGCTGTAGGATCGGAGCCCCGGTAATAGACATTGATTTCTTTAATTTTGCTGACCTGTTCATTGTCGCGGATGCCGCCCCAGACGACAGCGCCGCCTCTTTTGGTACGGGTAGCAATCGCAGTTGACAGGTTCCCGCCGACATAAGTCCCTAAGTGTACCTTATCGAACATATCGGCGACCACGACATCATTTTCCCCGAGCACATCAATGACCCACTGGTTGTAAAAGCCTTTACGGCCCTCTTCCGCACCGACAGCAACAAGGGTCTCATGCAGATCCGGACGCGACGGCACCATCACTGCAGTGACTGCACGGCCGATCATGATCTGATCCGGCTGTACGCTTTTGAAGCCCCCTTCGAACTGAAAGCGGTATCCATTATTCCAAAGCGGCATCCACGCCTCTTCAAGTGTAATTCTTCTCATACGTTCCAGAATATCATCGGAAACCTTCGGCCGGCCGTTCTCAAACCGTTCCCCGTCCCATTTTTCTGTCCATTTCATAATATCTTCCTTGCGGTCAAACATGAATATCCATCCTCTCCTGAGCCTGTATTCTCTGATTCCCTTTCATCATACCCACGCTATAAATTCCGGTCTATCAGCGAAATCAATACTGTTTTGGAGCCGATTGTAGATTTGTCCCCCCTGAATCCGGGATGTAGAACAGCCCGTCAATGATATGGGATTAAAAGTTAAAAATGGATGTTTCAAGTCGTAAAATCATCGTACGCCATCATAAGTCTGTCTGCTATTAAGCTACTTTTGCCGGTGCTATATTAGTGGGGAGTACTCGACATATTACTTGAATCGGGGTGTTGTTCTTGAAATGAGGAATCTCTCTCATAGAAAATCAGTCTCCCGCCACATCGCCGGTTATCTGTTTATTTCCCCATGGCTGACCGGGTTTCTGCTGCTGGCGTTATGGCCGATTGTACAATCGCTTTACCTGTCTTTTACGGAATACTCCTTATTGGAGGCTCCTAAATGGATCGGGCTGAGAAACTTCCAGGAGATCTTTCATGACCAGCTGTTCTATAAGTCTTTGAGGGTCACCTTCCTGTTCGTGTTCATTTCCGTACCGCTGAAGCTGGCGTTCTCCTTGATGGTCGCGATCCTGCTCAACCGCAGCATCCGCGGCATTAATCTGTACCGGACCGCCTTCTATTTCCCTTCGCTGATCGGCGGAAGCATTGCGGTGTCGGTGCTGTGGCGGAATATGTTCGGCATGGACGGTTACATCAATCAGATTCTGGCAATGGTCGGCATCCAGGGCATGGGCTGGATCTCCAATCCGGAGACGGCGCTCGGGACGCTGATCCTGCTGAATGTCTGGCAGTTTGGCTCCACGATGGTTATATTCCTGGCCGGACT encodes:
- a CDS encoding sugar ABC transporter permease, whose protein sequence is MRNLSHRKSVSRHIAGYLFISPWLTGFLLLALWPIVQSLYLSFTEYSLLEAPKWIGLRNFQEIFHDQLFYKSLRVTFLFVFISVPLKLAFSLMVAILLNRSIRGINLYRTAFYFPSLIGGSIAVSVLWRNMFGMDGYINQILAMVGIQGMGWISNPETALGTLILLNVWQFGSTMVIFLAGLKQIPKELYESAGVDGAGVFRRFFSITLPMLSPVLFFNLIQAIIGSFQMFTSAFIVTKGGPANATYTYALFLYEKAFSQFEMGYASALAWILLLIIGIFTAINFTASKYWVFYETEGR
- a CDS encoding helix-turn-helix domain-containing protein, with amino-acid sequence MHIELLNEFSVAIHRMIGQRFLGDLLRKSARKEFHMTGKEMLSIPPGCRVHAAIAVIDAGYSSLRSAETETARELLYEYLEKEYEGRYVFLRTEEGLIVCLFPWGERQIWHGIYESATVKFGVPVSIGTGQPCASLLDIRESYNQALLTLSEKFRKGRGIYEYQTDTQYNKCVDYPYAYEKLVAEEVTGNGDSGALQGIIHSFYNSLYDKGPVEVEAVYSVTIRLLVSVEQAVRGDNDLPALFNLSLVEITNIGMLSELEERVCGILLEIHQAYQERIQLEDHNNIVEQSITYMKKNVANVTLQSIAAEVFVTPNYLSMLFKIRTGKTFIETLTDLRIEEAKRQITETSLKNMEISKYIGYQDPRYFSKLFKQKVGLTPSEYREHKGGLQHRRLG
- a CDS encoding GntR family transcriptional regulator codes for the protein MSEMNGPLISLSISQQIYEQIKNDILSGVYTPGDRLLVLELADRFKVSQAPVREALERLKFDELIIGAPNKGSVVSNISAKEIRDIFELREVVEIYAVRKALPQLNEADFRHMEQTVRQMEEAVAKQDMLQILQCDLEFHGYLYERCDNQMALDIWNRMKMKMMHFMSISVRVHTTDQLVEEHLALLEIIKSGDLKTAEKRFKQHMKGYKLFSV
- a CDS encoding RraA family protein, with the protein product MFDRKEDIMKWTEKWDGERFENGRPKVSDDILERMRRITLEEAWMPLWNNGYRFQFEGGFKSVQPDQIMIGRAVTAVMVPSRPDLHETLVAVGAEEGRKGFYNQWVIDVLGENDVVVADMFDKVHLGTYVGGNLSTAIATRTKRGGAVVWGGIRDNEQVSKIKEINVYYRGSDPTAIADVVMTGMNVPCRIGNAICLPGDIVFGTPYGVIFIPPHLAEQTVVEAEKSQIRDVFGFVRLRSGTYTTAQIDSPWTTELWSDFEDWFRSSEDAKEFQHLSWEQEIEEARNRPAGSGLPQVRE